A genomic stretch from Sphingomonas faeni includes:
- the rplQ gene encoding 50S ribosomal protein L17 has translation MRHRVGGRKLQRTSAHRLALFRNMSAALIKHEQITTTVAKAKELRPYVEKLITLAKKGGLSNRRLAHGKLLDDAQLIKLFDTLATRYADRNGGYTRVIKAGIRMSDASPMAVIEFVDRDVSAKGQDSGPVMSDNEYDDAA, from the coding sequence ATGCGCCATCGCGTAGGCGGCCGTAAGCTTCAGCGGACCTCGGCCCACCGTCTTGCTCTGTTCCGCAACATGAGCGCCGCGCTCATCAAGCACGAGCAGATCACCACCACCGTCGCCAAGGCGAAGGAACTGCGTCCCTACGTCGAAAAGCTGATCACGCTCGCGAAGAAGGGTGGCCTGTCCAACCGTCGTCTCGCGCACGGTAAGCTGCTCGACGATGCGCAGCTGATCAAGCTGTTCGACACGCTCGCGACCCGTTATGCGGATCGCAACGGCGGCTACACCCGCGTCATCAAGGCCGGCATCCGCATGTCGGACGCCTCGCCGATGGCCGTCATCGAGTTCGTCGACCGCGACGTCTCGGCGAAGGGCCAGGATTCGGGTCCGGTAATGTCGGACAACGAGTACGACGACGCAGCGTAA